A genomic segment from Ptychodera flava strain L36383 chromosome 8, AS_Pfla_20210202, whole genome shotgun sequence encodes:
- the LOC139138872 gene encoding cytochrome P450 2J2-like, with translation MEIFSVYNNPVSWISTTVVLLLTTLWFLLRRRRRRSPPGPGWWPIPWLQFHWSSAPAVKCSQWADKYGDVFSVRLGTKQVVVLSGAKVARESFVSNESVFSGRPDSWPFKRLNRSLALSTRDYDKIWKRQRAFTLSVHRNFGVDNNLNLDDVIREEVTHFTDAIGKIQGEAFRLDKYTMKAAVNVLGAILFDSRFDYEDAKLEELVQTLTELHTLLKKSDTMFTYMPFSWHLLWCRRRRLRRSYARLLNALSVLAQEKEQTTGTQKMRHALDMYTREVAIQEGGERSIFEGDDDPKESLRHMLAEYFYLGAVPIAKTIETLFTQMVNRPEVQKRVRKEIREMRFLNGHRTPTVEDIENSHFSYATILEVLRLNPLEPLGWPRCATQPGEIDGYAIGRGTVILANTQAIHRDPQFWKDPEEFNPERFIDRSAGKVIENAAFMPWSVGPRKCPGEMVSRLVVWSFFASVMQKYQLLAPVEKDRTRGFLNGLNVFNRGRKAGTRTSKICAVSHEDEDRLDNNLNHKDQLEKM, from the exons ATGGAGATTTTTTCGGTGTACAACAACCCAGTATCGTGGATATCCACAACTGTTGTACTCTTACTGACAACCCTGTGGTTTCTCCTCCGTCGTCGACGACGACGCTCGCCGCCGGGGCCCGGCTGGTGGCCCATACCATGGTTGCAGTTCCACTGGAGCAGCGCGCCGGCCGTGAAGTGCTCGCAGTGGGCCGACAAATATGGAGACGTGTTCTCCGTACGGCTTGGCACGAAACAGGTGGTCGTTCTCAGCGGTGCAAAAGTGGCGAGAGAAAGCTTCGTGAGCAACGAATCCGTGTTCTCTGGACGACCAGATTCGTGGCCTTTCAAAAGGCTGAACAGAAGTTTAG CACTGTCGACAAGGGATTATGACAAAATATGGAAACGTCAGAGAGCTTTCACTTTGAGCGTCCATCGCAACTTTGGCGTCGATAACAACCTAAATTTAGATGACGTCATCAGAGAAGAGGTGACGCATTTCACCGACGCCATCGGTAAGATCCAAGGAGAGGCGTTCCGACTTGACAAGTACACTATGAAAGCCGCGGTCAATGTCCTCGGCGCCATTTTGTTCGACAGCCGTTTCGACTACGAAGATGCAAAATTGGAAGAACTCGTGCAAACCTTGACGGAGCTGCACACTTTGCTCAAGAAATCTGACACGATGTTCACCTACATGCCGTTTTCGTGGCATCTTCTCTGGTGCAGAAGGAGGCGCCTGCGACGGTCTTATGCACGTCTTCTGAACGCCCTCTCTGTCCTTGCTCAGGAAAAAGAGCAGACGACAGGCACGCAAAAGATGAGACACGCCCTCGATATGTACACCCGAGAAGTGGCCATACAGGAGGGAGGGGAGCGCAGCATATTCGAAGGGGACGATGACCCTAAAGAGAGCCTACGGCACATGCTTGCAGAATATTTCTACCTGGGCGCCGTGCCCATAGCCAAAACAATTGAGACATTGTTCACGCAGATGGTGAATCGTCCCGAGGTTCAGAAGAGGGTGAGAAAGGAAATTCGGGAAATGAGATTTTTAAACGGGCACAGAACCCCGACCGTCGAGGACATTGAAAATTCACACTTCAGCTATGCAACAATTCTTGAGGTGCTGAGGCTTAACCCGTTGGAGCCGCTCGGATGGCCCAGGTGCGCTACACAACCGGGTGAAATCGACGGATATGCCATTGGGCGTGGAACCGTTATCCTGGCAAACACGCAGGCTATTCATCGGGATCCCCAGTTTTGGAAGGACCCGGAAGAGTTCAATCCAGAGAGGTTTATCGACAGATCAGCTGGCAAGGTGATTGAAAATGCTGCCTTTATGCCATGGTCGGTCG GTCCTCGAAAGTGTCCCGGTGAAATGGTGTCAAGACTGGTCGTTTGGTCGTTCTTTGCCTCAGTCATGCAAAAGTACCAGCTGTTGGCGCCAGTGGAGAAAGACAGAACCCGTGGCTTTCTGAACGGTTTGAACGTCTTCAATCGTGGCAGAAAGGCTGGGACAAGGACGAGTAAAATCTGCGCTGTGAGTCATGAAGATGAAGATCGTCTAGACAACAATTTGAATCACAAAGATCAGCTTGAAAAAATGTAG
- the LOC139138873 gene encoding uncharacterized protein produces MAESSHFRKEGKIAGTMAFRNGDHGCDVVNFDDGDMQRMIFCVPQEDDDHEMVSRYLGDTTFDNDCLDSMRVSPLTTEDLWPEITQSSMGYTPLQPVNCTNQSESFLTDGAQKFMPINPARCQTSQWTPKDAPLMNLANLFHQPMMVDQQAPITAHPEMPTVSRVKNLPETAPPRRHQLHGDSISLTSSDSGNQSGESCDSSPFQSPSTGGCNPLAKRAVTSTTFGAHRGTEQNWEKELIEHRERKRNEILERAFEKLRSKLPESITANIQEGPARMSHLDILRSAVNYIQFLQALYVELKPLSEFNGSNAVTENDPENSKSAFETPSMDGQLSLDMLMPE; encoded by the exons ATGGCGGAAAGTTCGCATTTCCGAAAGGAAGGGAAGATAGCGGGAACCATGGCGTTTAGAAATGGGGACCATGGATGTGATGTTGTCAATTTCGACGATGGTGATATGCAGAG AATGATATTCTGCGTTCCCCAAGAGGATGACGACCATGAGATGGTATCTCGTTACCTTGGAGACACAACATTCGATAACGATTGTCTGGACAGTATGCGCGTAAGTCCCCTGACCACCGAAG ATCTTTGGCCAGAAATCACACAGTCGAGCATGGGCTATACACCTTTGCAACCTGTCAATTGCACGAATCAATCAGAATCCTTCCTGACAGACGGTGCACAGAAATTCATGCCGATAAATCCTGCCAGGTGTCAAACCTCTCAGTGGACACCTAAAGATGCACCCTTGATGAACCTTGCAAACTTGTTCCATCAGCCAATGATGGTTGATCAGCAGGCACCGATAACTGCGCATCCCGAGATGCCGACCGTGTCCCGTGTGAAAAACTTACCTGAAACAGCGCCACCACGCAGGCACCAATTGCACGGAGATAGCATTTCTCTGACGTCATCGGATAGTGGCAACCAATCAGGTGAAAGCTGTGACAGTTCTCCTTTCCAGTCGCCATCCACTGGAGGCTGCAACCCGCTAGCGAAACGAGCTGTGACTTCGACGACATTTGGCGCTCATCGGGGAACAGAGCAAAACTGGGAAAAGGAACTCATCGAACATCGAGAGAGGAAACGAAATGAGATATTGGAAAGAGCGTTTGAAAAGCTGCGGTCAAAATTACCCGAGTCCATTACTGCAAATATCCAAGAAG GTCCCGCCAGAATGAGTCATCTGGACATCCTCCGATCTGCAGTCAACTACATTCAGTTTCTACAGGCTTTGTATGTAGAATTGAAACCGTTAAGTGAATTTAATGGCAGCAACGCTGTCACCG AAAATGACCCTGAAAATTCCAAGAGTGCCTTTGAGACACCGTCGATGGATGGCCAGCTCTCACTGGATATGTTAATGCCTGAATGA